One genomic window of Salvia miltiorrhiza cultivar Shanhuang (shh) chromosome 4, IMPLAD_Smil_shh, whole genome shotgun sequence includes the following:
- the LOC131020763 gene encoding BAG family molecular chaperone regulator 6 — MEPVYMNMQSYPHQNGQVHYRPCGYPGMEARPPMSYESWPWGGNYGYAPPGACHACCNHAYMPAHCAWGSPYSHVPPHHFPGHYPYNPVHYMLPPPYPVMDRPRYEYEKGVPVDHHCCGYRNQPLHQKEQGNVRIEEEEPEREARKNVSLVPSQLKNSPSPNVWLPPDYNDGGKVKGTEVRKDTSRDVKEPENRKTVEQQPSSWNGWLPLDLNNVVSLKEKGDAGLTSQQDDGKRNFQFPFFWIPYKPHDTERENQEVKDGHAKLSLEPEKGSGGDHVDGGDAGNHSASRVKDIPVKEVEQHVGKESSINLEKEGDTSAKIRTDNGEKRNNEVERVPSVEGSKKKSPSPPKPSKLPPVCLRVDPLPRKKSANAKSRSPSPPGDKQKLEVKSNEAVRSPSPVRVKESTNKKAIAVVDGNTSLEKSTNVNVETPGKPPAKSEDDISTKQAEEIARNYSETYAARKEQSEDTLPTGGQKEESFQAEEADEGKKCRQLSEEEAAVIIQSAYRRFDVRRWKPIEKLRQIARVRAEIADVKSLIQEMESSSDIQSRAKQKNIISETIMNLLLRLDTIQGLHPSIREVRKSVVKELVSLQEQLDTIICKEPENSPGEESLMRHDQEDSSSRSEDIVLSVNSNKIDPVGLQNQVEGGSDPERPEFPAANPTEEAASVITGAEPIEEAASVISGSCVDEGLKSEQGPTEKDEHEKSAKPIEEAASVEIGAKSAESSVNPFDEAASLEIGAEAAESSVDEGVKSAQGPTTKQEEEKSTEVLENNETSIAKEDRESIILGQGSKLSSLLGDSSAGATNVAQTEDHELPRGVLDDICAAEGTNHYSAAEADSSKADQSPQLEASLTRLPIAVEENHQTVETQETEKGGFSEKHGMEEEADNETGDAASEPNEHMFQQPIADKLDPSEQGAVDTNHPPRKEGIDAGEGEGEMSRKMMEEKERLREMVAELIKAGHEQLTAISSLSGRVKDLEKKLSRKKKLKVKQLRAPRASCNTKGDTFGALGLVV; from the exons ATGGAACCTGTGTACATGAACATGCAGTCCTATCCCCATCAGAATGGTCAAGTACATTATAGGCCTTGCGGTTACCCTGGAATGGAAGCTCGGCCTCCAATGAGTTACGAGAGCTGGCCTTGGGGCGGCAACTATGGCTATGCTCCCCCAGGGGCGTGCCATGCTTGCTGTAACCATGCTTATATGCCGGCCCACTGCGCGTGGGGGTCCCCGTATTCTCATGTTCCTCCACATCATTTTCCCGGGCATTATCCATATAACCCGGTTCACTACATGCTGCCTCCACCTTATCCTGTGATGGACCGTCCGAGATATGAATATGAAAAGGGTGTGCCTGTGGATCATCATTGCTGTGGGTATCGCAATCAGCCACTACATCAGAAAGAACAGGGAAATGTGAGGATTGAAGAGGAAGAACCTGAAAGGGAAGCAAGGAAAAATGTTTCTCTGGTTCCCTCACAGTTGAAGAATTCACCTTCCCCAAATGTGTGGCTTCCACCTGATTACAATGACGGCGGGAAGGTGAAGGGCACGGAGGTGAGGAAAGATACCTCCCGAGATGTGAAGGAGCCTGAGAATAGAAAAACTGTGGAACAGCAGCCGTCTTCATGGAATGGATGGCTTCCTCTTGATTTGAACAATGTGGTATCTTTGAAGGAAAAGGGAGACGCGGGGTTGACTTCTCAACAAGATGATGGAAAGCGAAATTTTCAATTTCCATTCTTCTGGATACCTTATAAGCCTCATGACACAGAACGAGAAAATCAGGAGGTGAAGGATGGCCATGCAAAACTGAGCTTGGAACCAGAGAAGGGGTCTGGTGGTGATCATGTCGATGGAGGAGATGCTGGCAACCATTCCGCTTCAAGGGTGAAAGATATACCAGTGAAGGAAGTTGAACAACATGTCGGAAAAGAGAGTTCCATAAACTTGGAAAAAGAAGGGGATACCTCTGCAAAAATCAGGACTGACAATGGTGAGAAGAGAAACAATGAGGTTGAAAGGGTACCTTCTGTAGAAGGTTCAAAGAAAAAGTCTCCGTCTCCACCAAAACCATCCAAGTTACCTCCTGTCTGCCTGAGAGTTGATCCTTTGCCAAGGAAGAAATCTGCAAATGCAAAATCACGGTCTCCAAGTCCTCCCGGTGACAAACAAAAGCTGGAGGTGAAGTCCAATGAAGCAGTTAGAAGTCCTTCTCCAGTACGAGTTAAGGAAAGCACGAACAAGAAAGCTATTGCAGTTGTTGATGGGAATACTTCGTTAGAGAAATCTACGAATGTAAATGTTGAAACTCCTGGGAAGCCACCTGCTAAATCCGAGGATGATATTTCAACGAAGCAAGCAGAAGAAATAGCACGGAACTATAGTGAAACTTACGCAGCTAGAAAAGAACAATCAGAAGATACCTTACCCACCGGAGGACAGAAAGAAGAATCGTTCCAGGCTGAGGAAGCTGATGAAGGAAAGAAATGCAGACAACTGTCAGAGGAGGAAGCAGCTGTCATTATTCAATCAGCATATCGTCGCTTTGATGTCAGAAGGTGGAAACCTATAGAGAAGTTGAGACAAATAGCCAGAGTGCGAGCGGAGATAGCTGATGTGAAGAGTCTCATCCAAGAAATGGAGTCATCTTCTGATATCCAAAGCCGTGCGAAGCAGAAGAACATTATTTCGGAAACAATAATGAACCTTCTGCTAAGATTGGACACAATCCAG GGACTGCATCCAAGCATCAGGGAAGTCAGAAAATCTGTGGTGAAAGAACTTGTGAGTCTTCAGGAGCAACTAGATACAATAATATGCAAAGAACCTGAAAATTCACCGGGAGAGGAGTCTTTGATGAGGCATGATCAGGAAGATTCGTCGAGCAGAAGTGAAGATATTGTGTTGTCCGTGAACAGCAATAAAATCGACCCAGTTGGTTTACAGAACCAGGTTGAAGGAGGATCTGACCCAGAGAGGCCAGAATTTCCAGCGGCGAATCCAACTGAAGAAGCAGCAAGTGTAATAACAGGGGCAGAGCCGATTGAGGAAGCAGCAAGTGTAATTTCAGGGAGCTGCGTTGACGAAGGTCTTAAGTCAGAACAAGGCCCAACGGAAAAAGATGAACATGAAAAGAGCGCAAAGCCGATTGAGGAAGCAGCAAGTGTTGAAATAGGAGCAAAATCTGCAGAAAGCTCTGTAAATCCATTTGATGAAGCAGCAAGTTTAGAAATAGGGGCAGAAGCTGCAGAAAGCTCTGTGGATGAAGGTGTCAAGTCAGCGCAAGGCCCGACAACAAAACAGGAAGAGGAAAAGAGCACTGAAGTGCTTGAGAATAATGAGACCTCAATTGCTAAAGAGGACCGTGAGTCTATCATTCTTGGGCAGGGTTCCAAGCTCTCGTCTCTGCTGGGCGACTCCTCAGCCGGGGCTACAAATGTGGCACAAACCGAGGATCATGAGCTGCCCCGAGGTGTACTTGATGACATCTGTGCTGCAGAAGGCACAAACCATTATTCAGCAGCCGAAGCAGATTCAAGCAAAGCTGATCAGTCCCCGCAGCTAGAGGCCTCGCTCACACGGTTGCCTATTGCTGTCGAAGAGAATCACCAAACTGTGGAAACTCAGGAAACTGAAAAAGGAGGTTTTTCGGAGAAGCATGGAATGGAGGAGGAAGCAGATAACGAAACTGGAGATGCAGCATCCGAGCCTAACGAGCATATGTTTCAACAACCAATTGCTGACAAGCTCGACCCTTCCGAACAAGGTGCTGTCGACACCAATCACCCGCCGCGAAAAGAAGGTATAGATGCAGGTGAAGGTGAAGGTGAAATGAGTAGAAAGATGATGGAGGAGAAGGAGCGGCTGAGAGAGATGGTGGCGGAACTGATAAAGGCGGGGCACGAGCAGCTGACGGCCATTTCGAGTCTCTCTGGTAGAGTGAAGGACTTGGAGAAGAAactatcaaggaagaagaaacTCAAGGTGAAACAGTTGAGAGCTCCAAGAGCATCATGCAACACAAAAGGTGATACCTTTGGGGCACTTGGGCTGGTCGTGTAG